gaagccATTGTAAATAAtagaggaaaatatattattgattaataaatactttaaacattttttttattaattttaaaaccaactttaaaaaacgcacaacTTACGACATGTGCAAAATAATCTGAAATTCTTTCTTGTGCTGATGGCTTGACGGTTCACGACGGcttcaattaatttatattattttaagctCCAGTCGGATGTGTTGCAATAAAACCTAATCTTATTTAAAGCCACAATTACATGTCTCCTTCACTAAAACTCGTTCCCCTTTCCCTGCGCCATACTCTTACAGCGGTGGGTGATTCTCGGCTTATCACAGTGAGTTAAATCTCTGAGCTCGCTGTGGTTTTTGACTCTGAATTACTATTTTCAAGCCATTTAAACTGCACCATTGCAAATTTATATTTCCTGCTTGCTTTAGTTTGCCGATTCAGCGCAGATTTTAGTGAttattattataacttttttctccTGGTTACTTCTTAGGGTCTCTACAAGGTTTCTCCAGCGTACGCGATTTGATGTTAGACGCAATCGTACGTCCGAGGCTACTTGTATTGGTTCCAAAGTAAGTATTCCAACAAAGTAGTTGATTAGTCTGCTGTTGTAGATCTTAAGTGAAGGGCTGCTATCTATCGCTGCCTAAAACAGCGCTACTCCATGGACTCCTAGTCTTACTGTGTACTGTTTTTCGCGGAACAGGGTGGGTGGCGGTGGTGGGATTTGTGCTGTGCTAAAAGCTCTCTATTTCTTACTGCATTATTCGCGCGCTGAGGAAAGCTTCTATTGCCTTTTTAGTTAGTTTTAACTGCAGAAGTGCACAGGCTGCGCGTGATGAGGGTTACAGGGAATTAGGAACAAAATTTGAATTGTTTGTTGGGAAAGGATGTACTTGGACTAATTAGAAATAATGATTATCCAAGCAGAAAGACGGGTGAAGCGGAAAATAGGCAGAGTTCAGGACTATGCCCGGATGCGAAATCACGACCCCTGGGATGAAAGGCGACAGTGCACTCGCGCCAGCCTATCTTGGCGACCTTGACACTTTTATTCGCCTCACTGATTCTGGATACCATCCTTTAACTGCCACATAATTAGACTTGAACGTATGCGAAATACATTTATTCGGTTTACTCTACATTCCTTACATAACATTGAATCGATTCCTCTTTATAGtgattctcttcttcttaattggcgcgataaccgcgcCGAATTTAAAAaagcgagtttaacaaagcgcgccagtcgtttctttctcgtgctaaccggcgccaattggacacaccaagtgaagccaagtccttctccacctgatctgtccaacgcagaggaagccttcctcttcctctgctaccaccagctcgtaccgcatcgaatactttcagagccagagtgtttgtatccattcggacgatatgacccagccaacgtagccgtttATAGTGCTTAACATCCATATATTCTATAACGATTAATCTCTTGTTCAGATTTGTCTTTGACATTGAGCGAGCCAAGACTCATAGATTACAAAGCCTTTGCCCTTCAGCTATGGAGAAAACCCAAATTTTGAGAGTAACTTCGACTGCCACGTTATCGGCTACTCGGCagtagaattctgcccgctcatttctcACGTATTCACACATTCATCCGATTGGCTGTTGTTCAGACGACAACAAAGTAAAATGGGCACTAGCtccgttgattttttcgtatatcaccaacacaatctcagcttTTTCGTCCGCAAACGGCTGTCATGACCCCTAATACGTGAACCAATCAGCTGATTATTCGAATTCGCTGAgcgccggttaacggtctgacgTTGGCCACGCATTCTCACTTTAACATCGCTGTGAGAACTCTTCGtaatcataatatttttttactagaacAAGTTAAAACATTTTACGCCTCTAATTCTACTATTTAAAGAAACTTGAAGGAATATTataacattttgaattttatttaaaaactaaatttttagtttttatttattagtattaatattattttgtggaagaaaatctTAAGCCATAggatttgaaagcgaattaaatttTCCCACAGTTCTGGAAATCGGAGTATTGGAAGCATACATACAATAGCTCTAATCCTCCCTAACCAGAAAATATCATGATTTTGTAAGCTACGCTGATGAATGTTGAAATCAATTGCCTCGAATAATTGCCACTCCACTTATCGAATCGAAAACGAAAGTGAGGTAGAGAATAGTCGTTCTACTGTCTAATGATTTTAGGTTAATGAGGAAGCACCGAACTTTAAAGGAATTGGAGAAGTGAAATGCAAGGAATGCAAAGTAAAACGGACAAAGAGCTAATGGGGGAAGCTCCTCCAGCACTTTGCAATTATCCATTTCTTTtgctttaaaagttttttacagggtccggcatttCAAGTATAACCAACTTCGGACCGCTTGCAAGCTGCTGCACCAGctatctgttagttggctaaatgagaGTCCAGCgtattgtttataagcgcgcggaagcattttgccgagagtaaacgcgaaaaagggaaatcagtaatggatttcaaatgtaaaaatgtgattgcattatatttggccgGAAAATCACAACCATCGATTGTTCGTGGGCCCGaccaccttaaagtaaataaagtttttggtaATCGCACCATCACTCGTTACATTGATTTTGGCAGCATCGCGAAAcgccatggaggtggtcatcaaaagtctgcaacgtcacgtgaaatagttcaaaaagtgaagaagcgacttgagcgaaatcccctaCAAAGTGCCAatgaaatggcgaaagaactgaaaatatctgaccgtaggaACCGCCGCATCCTAGAAAAAGATCTCAAAGTCaggccttacaagatccaaaaggcgcatgatctcacaccaaagcagcaacaagtcagatttgagagagtgaaggagttgcttcgcttggccgaaagcggtcaatttccgaacattgagttttctgacgaaaaaattttataaattcagcAATacataaactcccaaaacgatagagtttatttgatcATACAACAATTTGAgtaatcgattggccaccagccACAGGaggcagatgggcgctctccaatcgttttcatccagcctggcgtcaaggtaaatgcgaaatattgtcgggaaagtattctggtggTTACTTTGAAGCTGTGGGTAGACAAACAGTTCCgtggtagaccatggacgtttcaataggactcgccgtcgtctcacaaagctcgagtgaacaaagaatggttaaaaaacaacattccgaactttataacgtccacacaatggaatccgatggattattcactttgggccattttggagtgCAGGTCCAATGTAAAAGAtccaccagtctcgaggcgctgaaaaaagccattgtccgcaagtgggtcaaaatacctgcaagtcacattcggacagcttccgattcgtttctggaccgtctcaaggccatagtcaaggcaaaaggtggtcatatcgaacagaagtaaattgatttttaattttgtattattttcacacattttttactttgaattgaatgaaagtaattttccaaactaaatttacggCCTTTTTATTGGTTATACTTCGTGTACCGGACCCTGTAGAGACAATTTACAATATGACTTTTCACCCTGAATGGATGGAAAGGAGATCCCTCAAAATGCGTTTCTTTCTATTATCGTACAATGCAACTCTTAttcattgattaaaaaattaaataagctttgcttgttattatacaaggtggcgcaaaattaatcaccctatcggcagatttaaatttctgcaaatggacagctgcagtatactaGCAGAGAAGCAATTGAGtgcataaaaatcaaaataaaaattttcattacacaaaatcgtttttttttttattaagtacgaaaattataaaaaatacaataaagtcattaattgtggaaaaataaaataatttaaaaaatttttttcttagaatatgACGAAATAGTAGAAGGAAATTTGAACTTcttgttttaaacaaaaatgctgtattttttttaaattaattttcaatatttccggctaagatttaattcaattaataacaaaaaatattaacaaaatagaGCAGTTCAGAATTACCATggaaacataagaaaaaacttgcaaatttgCCATAATAATTTCGAAATGCCATGATGCCAGGCCATTAAATCTTTATTGAGAAACCCAAtaatgcaaaaaccaaatatttcttgctctcagttgaaaatttttatttgcagtttGCATGGCAATCATATGCATACTTCGATGGCGCAActtggtaaaattaaaaataattatgttttattattactatattgaaaaacaattgtttttgtttataattatttttttgtgtgtctTTTGTCAGTCACCCAGACTGCCAATGTGTTTGCCTCGTTTTAGAATTgtgcgtatacatacataaatatacttatgtatcttcatatgtacacataaatatttcaagaGAGTTGCTCTTGTTCGAATAACCGACTACCAACGAAAACACTAAAAACAAACATCGAACTCTCATCGGTGGACCAATTATGAGCAAATCTAACAACAAACACTTGCCATGCAGATGACCAAATACTTGCGCAGATCACTCTTTCTCTCAATTTACTACTTTACGCTGAGAAAGCGGCTAAGCTGCTGCCTCAAAACATCTATTCAGATCAAACGATATAGCTTATCAGCTGAGAAATGTCATGTTATGCCAACGGTAGCCCCCACACACTACTCACCACCACCCAATGCCTGCTAAAGCAATAAGACGAATGTAATGCGGCAACAAACGAaggcaaatacaaaaatagaaacaaataacatttcaattaaatataagaaatgGAAAGTAAACCGCGCAAGCACATTGTTGTCTATGTATTCCCATAAAAAAcactcacatatgtatgtgttggtATGCATGTGTTTTGTTTTACAAACAACCAAATTTTCCATCACCCGTTTCAGTATTCAATTTTAAACGAGAGAATGAAGTACCGCAACTGAAAGTGATTTAAGCACAAAATATTGAagagttttataaaaatcattGTTTTAAGAATTTACATCTTCACATTCACAAAAAATGATTTCGACGCCGTATTTTGCCCTACTTTTGATTTGTGTAGCTATTTTGTTTATCGGCGCGCCGCGTCAAACAGAGACAGAGCCGCGCGTTGGCAATGTaatttggtcaattttacgcCCCGCTGAGGTTggtgtttcaaaataaataataatgcaaTAAGAATGTTACGAAATATTGTTCTATATAGTTTACgaaagcatacatacacacatacatacacgcatacatatattaatttatttatcgaTCTTAGCAAATACCGGCAGCATCTCTAAGACCACACTTGCGTGTGAAACGTGTTAAAAGAGACGCTTTTGACGGCACATCCGATCAGGGGCTAGAATTTCAAAATGCCAGCAAACATGAAAAGGAACGTTTCCCCGTTTGGGATGACGCGCGGGGAGAGCCGCAATTGAATTGACAAGTGCATGTAACTGTGCacagttaatacaaaaaattaattagaatgATAAATGTTGTTGTAATGGTAATTTCTATGTGACAATTGCTCTCTGAGTAAAGCtatgttttgtaaataaaaatgtttgtgattTAGACATAAACCGTATTTTAAGTTCGTGTGGTTATACGCACCATCTGTTTTTTCGTTTGGACTCATCGCCGATATGGTTGAGCCGATTTTTATGGTAGTTTCACTGATAGGTAAAAGGTAATAGTCATGTCAGttgtttctatatttattgttgtaggtgaaacaaattttgaaagtgtgaaatgCCAACACAGACACAGTGTTGCCAGAAAGAACTTTTTgcgaaataaatacaaaattactaCGCAATCAGAACTTTGTTATACACGATTGAATTGTTATAAAATCTTTTATATTGGAGCAAAAAAATCCTTTGCTACAAACATTGTTTTCTTATAATCATTGTCTTATGTACATTGGCTTTTATGTAGTCCTTATACCACTTTGagcaaaaagttcccggaacaaccgccaggtgacgctctacGTCACcccttctaaagggtggttaaattttaagggccgatgttgaatgtgaaccacacctaaacgtcaagctttttctgcatttcatttgaaatttttcaatttcagactaactcaattcgaaccatggaaagatacacaaccgagcaacgcgttaaaattattcaggcttattatgaaagcgggtgttcaaatcaaaatgcatatcgcgtacttcgtgatttttgcggccaatttaatcgtccaaatgtgcgtacaatgggaaaaattgtgcaaaagtttgagcaaaccgggtctgtaggagatgccagtgcatgctcgtactgcagaaaatattgccgctgttcgcgatagtgtggttgaagagccgtccacctcaacttgTCGTCGTGctcaacaattgcacctctcacgctcgttgtggatgaacattatgcataaagactagcatttacacgcttacaaggtgcaattgactcaagaactaaagcctcttgaccatttcaagcgtcatcaatggtcagaatggtggcaggaaatggcaacagtgaatgaccaattttcgaagaaaatcatcttcagtgatgagtcaCATTTtcccctcagtggattcgtcaataagcagaattgccgcatttgggcgaatgataatccaagagggattgccgaaaaaccaatgcacccacaaagagtgactgcttggtgcggtttatgggccggcggcatcattgggccgtattttttccaaaatgaggccggtcaggcagttactgtgaatagtgttcgctatcgtgagatgataacgaactttttatgacccgaattggaagatatgaatgtggacgatatatggtttcaacaggacggtgccacttgtcacacagctaacgaaacaatggctcttttgcgcgaaaaatttgatggccgaataatctcttgtcgatcatgtgatttgacgccgctggacttctttctttggagttatttgaaagaagaggtgtacgtcgataagccagcaacaattcaagagctaaaggatgagataattcggcacattaacggcatagaacctcaattatccctcagcgtcatcgaaaatttggaccatcggatgtaggtgtgccgtcgaggccgcggcggccatttgttTTGtgctatacgtaattgagccgtacCGGTATTATCATAATTAAGAGAAATGACAGGAATTTCTTAgaaaagttatattttattcaaaatcaacaccggcccttaaaacttaaccaccctttacatcaactgatttgagttctattTTTTGTCTTGGTGatgttgccacatctgtgattaacatccTATCAAATTTTAATCGTCATtccttgacatttgtaaaagttacgctcTATTAAgaaaatctacctctgcacatattttcaatttttttatggtttaaaatggatttgaatccgcaacaacgagtttgtattaaattttacgctaaaaattgattcaatggTGCAAAAACCTAGAAATATtgagaaactgtttcggtaatgatactccgATACTTCAAAGCAAACAaccgtttacgagtggcatgaatgATTCAGAAGAGATCGCGAGTCCATCTAGAAGGGCAAACGTAATGGCAGGCCGTCGACGTCGAAAACTGATGATAACTTCAAGAAAGTGAATGAAAAATGAATCAAATTAATCATCAGAGAGCTGATAGAGGggttgaacattgcttatgaatCCATTCAGGACGACGTGTTGGTGCCAAAGGATctaaatttgtggaaatttgaattgaaatttccaAAGCTAAATCCACCCATTACATCATTACTGAagacgagacgtaggtttatgCATATGTACGACATGCAATCTAggcatcaggcgagtgagtgaagAGCTCTGagtgaaccaagaccaaaaaaaccacgccgctttcagtcaaaaaataaagcgatgctcatggtttttatggattacaacgatATTCTACATCGCGAATTTTTGCCAGCAGGTCAGACAATAAATAAGGACGAGAGAAGAAAACAAGACGTTtaagtgaagcaattcgccaaaaaagaaaggatttatgAGAAAACAACTCGTGCATTTTCCACCCGTCGCACAGTGCAACTTctcttatttctttttcttagcttcacagtcctTGGTCTTTCGCATGAAAATCAATTTTCATCATTTGACCAATCAATGTAATTTTTGACACAGTACAAACTTGTGCTTTTTtgcatcaaaattcaatattcaaaactgcatacccatttttttaattctgattaaaaagtttgaaatctcgatgaaaatttgtaataacaaaatttaaacatgGACTAAtacggtttttgttgttgttgttgttttggttgtagcagcataaatatttcccATGCctttacggggaatgctgctacaGTGAGAGTCCTTGGCCAGTCTTTGATATATaatgaactatatttaaaaaaaataataatttagattaataaatctatactaatattataaagaggaaaactttgtttgtttgtaatgaataggctcaaaaactactggaccgattttaaaaattatttcaccattcgaaagctacatcatccacgagtaacatggattatattttattttggaaatagggctcgagctatagatcaaaacgtggacccgggtaacctttggatgtgtatgtacaatatggatatcaaatggaagctgttggtgaatgctttagtccagagtatttttcatgccgctccgtgactagggtctcgagatagagaccaaaacgttgaccctagaatgtgtttgtacaatatggatatcaaattgaagctgttggtgaatgctttagtccagagtatttttcatgccgctccgagatagagaccaaaacgtgttccctagaatgtgtttgtacaatatggatatcaaattgaagctgttggtgaatgctttagtacagagtatttttcatgccgctccgtgactggggtctcgagatataggtcaaaacgtggacccgggtaacctttggttgtgtatgtacaatatgggtatcaaatgaaagctgttgataagtgctttaatacggggtaattttcatacctattgatgactagggtctggaaatatatgcgtcgttatcttgctcacgcgtcgttaccttgcttgaacagcatgttatgttatgttatgttatgttatgttatgttatgttatgttatgttatgttatgttatgttatgttatgttatgttatgttatgttatgttatgttatgttatgttatgttatgttatgttatgttatgttatgttatgttatgttatgttatgttatgttatgttatgttatgttatgttatgttatgttatgttatgttatgttatgttatgttatgttatgttatgttatgttatgttatgttatgttatgttatgttatgttatgttaaagtatattatgttgtgttatgttatgttatgttaaagtatattatgttatgttaatgttaactcattctctatatccatacaaaatatctatcaaacaaataaaattaaaattttcttttgaaaaatgcaaccattcaatcagtattttcttatgacgttatcacgttaaactatcttcagtaaaccgactttacagacaacctctttttttaatttagcttttaacCTCTAATTCTTCACcacaatttttcacaatttttgtacACCTAAGTGGAAAAATGTTGAAACATTTTTACCAAGTGAGAACTTCACGGATGAATATAGGTagttgaaatggttgaagtaccactatggcactccccaagtagcagtcaagcgccgttttgataccattgtgagacctccaacaggcagatatctacagctagCCAGAGCTGGTGATGTAATGTGGAAGATTGAAGAGTGAAGCACGCAGTGGCCTtcatcgtctagctgccaaacctggaCATTTTCAGAGAACATGCTTAGCagtatccttctctgaaaggtctccacagTTTCTGCAGTGGGGTTCTTTGCAGaacaaatgaaattaagaaTGAAAAGTCTATCGTATTGTGTGGGAAACAAAAATGAGGCAATGAATAGTATCTTTACTGTGTGATTTGAGGTTAATGAGAAGGCAACTTACTACACCCTGATCTGCATAAATTACGATGGAAATAGCTGAAAAtgacactgtgtgacaaaaacaaaaattaaatatacttttatggagacctagcacaacttgtgggtatagaaaaactaaaaaaaatggtataggagaaatttccaatacacctccaaaatttcattttatggccataaaaccgtttttcagtaggttgatgtgaagaatcactcctaacttcgccaatttccatccgatttcgaatttgtttttttagttcgaatgaacaaaaacaagcctttttgacagtgtgttgacaatttttctgaaatgtcaactgacgagactgtagacggaagtatttggaatttttttattttttctctattttttcaactttgacataatttttacgatattatccgatactaaggattttttttagtacactactgtcatagaaaatttaattttgcgtcgaatgagctacaTTTGAccgtaattgaattaaaattaataaagttgtgtgagttttaagattttattttttttttactaatttggtatgtaggtataacttacgctaaatgggaataaggacgtgttttgatgcgttattatagatacgtaatatttattggagtatatatgtatacataagagtacactgtactccatacaacagaactggttagaacttacgaaaatatctataataatatataacaatataaataatattatcacacatttttttttcaatagagatatgaaaaagctcccaagtgtaccaaagttcacactgtacattgattaacaaaagaagtgtgttattataatttaaccttattaaaacgtcaaagatTTATTGTTTGGCTTCAATTTGTGAGAAAGAAATGTACGATAATCCCAATAAGTTTTGTTTCATATGTGGTTTGTGGATCAAAAGCATTGTTTGAAGTTACAGAGTAATAAAGCTCTtgtaagtaataataatatcaGCCCTCTGCGGTTCATAATAAGTATGAACCCCCTCAGCGACATGCttaagaaaacaattaaaatatggTGATGCCGGAAAGTTATCAATCTCAATCAAAAGATAATCAAAAGATATCCGAATGCCCATAGGATTTGATAAATGCCGAAAGATAAAAATTGCAAAGGGCAAAGTCATAAATGTTGAACCGGGTGCAGATGACAACACCATAGCGAACATTAAGGAAATGGAGAAGGGTGGAGTTTATAAGTACCTTGGTGTATTATAAAACAACAATGTTGAAACAATACAAATGAGGAAAAAGCTGATAGCCGAGTACAAAAGAGGCCTCCACGTGCTTTGCAAGACAAACCTGAATGGCAATAACCAGATCAGAGCTATCAACTCATTTGCAATACCTGTAATTTCGTATAGTTTTGGTAAAATGGTCAACAATTGAACTGAACAACTTGGAACGGATGATGCGGGAAATAATGAcgaaacatatgtaaatgtcaTCATTCTAAAAGCTCTGTGCTGAGATTTGCACTGCCTAGGAAAGAAGGAGGTATAAGTGCAATTGACGTTGGGGCACTGCTCGACAAGCTGATCCTGAAATTTAGAAATTACTTCTAGGGAAAGGCCGGAAACACTGCACTTCTCCATACAGTCAGTGCAGCTGATGACAAATTTACACAATgatggccgagtttaacagcaggaacactacaacaaaaatgaacaaagtTGAACAATGGTCCCGAATGCCCATGCATGGCGTATATAACAACGAATTGAAAAGTCCGCATGTCGACGCGAAACTGTCGCACTTATGGCTAATCAATAAAGGAATTTTCGCGGAAACAGAAAGTGCTATATTTGCTATGCAAGATGGAGTAGTACCCACGCGAAATTAGGTAAAGTACGTCATCAGAGAGCCCAATGCTCCGGAAGACATATGTCGTAGATGTGGCGACCATGGCGAAACTCTAAACCATGTTCTAGCTGGGTGTATTCTATTAACAAACTCTTTCtaccttaagggggtcttctggtctcgaggccctgaaatgaagggtttttgtggggattgattgtgacaaatcctgtgaatatttaaaaaaatttttttttattttaaaggtacatgtcttggcttttaaaaaatggttttgactttgaaaaaaattaacacccgcgaccttgaaatggcgctgaagacgtccacctccaaacgaaacaggtctccattttggtcacggtttttccacctgggtaatcagaaagcaaaaattagatatgcgttgtcttcagagttgccctggttaagttttcccgtgacagattttttttttttaatttttttcaaaagttatgcaagatgcgtttaaagataaagtttagaTAAAACGGCCgaaggagggtacacttcggtgcccagaaaaatgtgaaaaaatgcgattttcaaaaaatcctttctgtggcgtattctcgcatacacataca
The sequence above is drawn from the Anastrepha obliqua isolate idAnaObli1 chromosome 4, idAnaObli1_1.0, whole genome shotgun sequence genome and encodes:
- the LOC129245449 gene encoding uncharacterized protein LOC129245449, which encodes MISTPYFALLLICVAILFIGAPRQTETEPRVGNVIWSILRPAEQIPAASLRPHLRVKRVKRDAFDGTSDQGLEFQNASKHEKERFPVWDDARGEPQLN